One genomic segment of Brassica napus cultivar Da-Ae chromosome A3, Da-Ae, whole genome shotgun sequence includes these proteins:
- the LOC106376693 gene encoding BRASSINOSTEROID INSENSITIVE 1-associated receptor kinase 1 isoform X2: MERGRMMIQVFFLWLILVFDLVLRTSGNAEGDALSALKNSLSDPNKVLQSWDATLVTPCTWFHVTCNPDNSVTRVDLGNANLSGQLVMQLGQLPNLQYFNNITGTIPETLGNLTELVSLDLYLNNLSGPIPSSLGRLKKLRFLRLNNNSLSGEIPRSLTAVSSLQVLDLSNNPLTGDIPVNGSFSLFTPISFANTKLTPLPASPPPPLSPTTPSPAGSNRITGAIAGGVAAGAALLFAVPAIALALWRRKTPQEHFFDVPAEEDPEVHLGQLKRFSLRELQVASDNFSNKNILGRGGFGKVYKGRLADGTLVAVKRLKEERTQGGELQFQTEVEMISMAVHRNLLRLRGFCMTPTERLLVYPYMANGSVASCLRERPESQPPLDWPKRQRIALGSARGLAYLHDHCDPKIIHRDVKAANILLDEDFEAVVGDFGLAKLMDYKDTHVTTAVRGTIGHIAPEYLSTGKSSEKTDVFGYGVMLLELITGQRAFDLARLANDDDVMLLDWVKGLLKEKKLEALVDVDLQGNYIDEEVEKLIQVALLCTQSSPMERPKMSEVVRMLEGDGLAERWEEWQKEEMFRQDFNYQNYNQPNTSWLIGDSTSHIENEYPSGPR, from the exons ATGGAACGAGGAAGAATGATGATACAAGTCTTCTTCTTATGGCTGATTCTGGTTTTCGATTTGGTTCTCAGAACATCAGGCAACGCCGAAG GTGATGCACTGAGTGCTCTGAAGAACAGTTTAAGCGACCCTAACAAGGTGCTTCAAAGTTGGGACGCTACTCTTGTTACCCCTTGTACCTGGTTTCATGTTACTTGCAATCCTGACAATAGTGTTACTCGCGT TGACCTTGGGAATGCCAATCTATCTGGCCAGCTCGTAATGCAGCTTGGTCAGCTCCCAAACTTGCAGTACTT CAATAACATTACTGGGACTATCCCAGAGACGCTTGGTAATTTAACGGAATTGGTGAGCTTGGATCTTTACTTGAACAATCTCAGCGGTCCCATCCCTTCATCTCTCGGCAGACTAAAGAAGCTACGTTTCTT GCGTCTTAATAACAACAGCTTATCTGGAGAGATTCCAAGGTCTTTGACTGCTGTCTCGTCTCTGCAAGTTCT GGATCTCTCAAACAATCCTCTCACTGGAGATATTCCTGTTAATGGCTCCTTTTCACTTTTCACACCTATCAG TTTTGCCAACACCAAATTGACTCCCCTTCCTGCGTCTCCGCCGCCTCCCCTCTCTCCCACAACTCCATCACCTGCAGGGAGTAATAGAATTACTGGAGCAATTGCTGGAGGAGTTGCCGCAGGTGCTGCACTTCTATTTGCTGTTCCTGCCATTGCACTTGCTTTATGGCGAAGGAAAACACCACAGGAACACTTCTTTGATGTACCAG CTGAAGAGGACCCTGAGGTTCATTTAGGACAACTCAAGAGGTTTTCATTGCGTGAACTACAAGTTGCTTCGGATAATTTTAGCAACAAGAACATATTGGGTAGAGGTGGTTTTGGTAAAGTTTATAAAGGACGTTTAGCTGATGGTACTTTAGTGGCGGTTAAAAGACTGAAAGAGGAGCGCACCCAAGGTGGAGAACTGCAATTCCAGACCGAAGTTGAGATGATCAGTATGGCTGTTCATAGAAACTTGCTTCGGCTTCGTGGCTTTTGCATGACTCCCACAGAGAGATTGCTTGTTTACCCTTACATGGCTAATGGAAGTGTTGCCTCCTGTTTAAGAG aacGTCCGGAGTCACAGCCACCACTTGATTGGCCAAAGAGACAGCGTATTGCGTTAGGATCAGCAAGGGGGCTTGCGTATTTACATGATCACTGCGACCCAAAGATCATTCATCGAGATGTGAAAGCTGCTAATATATTGTTGGACGAAGACTTTGAAGCCGTGGTTGGTGATTTTGGGCTTGCAAAACTAATGGACTACAAAGACACACATGTGACAACAGCAGTGCGTGGTACAATCGGTCATATAGCCCCTGAGTACCTTTCTACGGGAAAATCATCTGAGAAAACCGATGTTTTTGGTTATGGAGTCATGCTTCTTGAGCTGATAACTGGACAAAGGGCTTTTGATCTTGCTCGCCTAGCGAATGACGATGATGTCATGCTACTAGACTGG GTGAAAGGGTTGTTGAAAGAGAAGAAACTGGAAGCGCTAGTAGATGTTGATCTTCAGGGAAACTACATAGacgaagaagtggagaagctaATCCAAGTGGCTCTGCTTTGCACTCAGAGCTCGCCAATGGAAAGACCCAAAATGTCTGAAGTTGTGAGAATGCTTGAAGGAGATGGTTTAGCTGAGAGATGGGAAGAGTGGCAAAAGGAGGAAATGTTCAGACAAGATTTCAACTACCAAAACTATAATCAACCGAACACTTCCTGGCTTATAGGGGATTCCACTTCCCACATTGAAAACGAATACCCCTCTGGTCCAAGATAA
- the LOC125591614 gene encoding signal peptide peptidase-like 1, translating into MDTLLYLIEPAPATLILTAVTVTFASAFRALNYAKEMERNRDFSEASITLDTSQALMIPVMSSCSLLLMFYLFSSVSQLLTAFTAVASVSSLFFWLSPYALYVKSQLGLSDPFLSRCCSKSFTRMQGLLLVGCVMTVAAWLVSGHWVLNNLLGISICIAFVSHVRLPNIKTCAMLLVCLFVYDIFWVFFSERFFGANVMVSVATQQASNPVHTVANSLNLPGLELITKKLELPVKIVFPRNLLGGVVPGVSASEFMMLGLGDMAIPAMLLALVLCFDYRKSRDVVSLFDLKSSKGHKYIWYALPGYAIGLVSALAAGVLTHSPQPALLYLVPSTLGPVIFMSWRRKDLAELWDGPAVSNPIEKSHEVEI; encoded by the exons ATGGACACTCTGTTGTATCTGATAGAACCTGCTCCAGCCACTCTCATTCTGACAGCTGTCACAGTCACATTTGCATCTGCTTTCCGTGCACTTAACTACGCCAAAGAGATGGAGAGGAACCGTGACTTCTCCGAAGCTTCCATCACACTAGACACCTCTCAGGCCTTGATGATCCCAGTCATGAGCTCTTGCAGTTTGCTTCTCATGTTCTATCTCTTCTCCTCTGTCTCTCAGCTCCTCACCGCCTTCACAGCCGTTGCATCGGtctcctctctcttcttctgGCTATCACCATATGCGTTGTATGTCAAGTCTCAGCTTGGTCTCTCTGATCCTTTTCTTTCCCGCTGCTGCTCTAAGTCGTTTACAAGGATGCAAGGGCTGTTGCTTGTCGGTTGTGTGATGACTGTCGCGGCGTGGCTTGTCTCTGGTCATTGGGTGTTGAACAATTTGCTTGGGATCTCTATTTGTATTGCGTTTGTTAGCCATGTTCGTCTTCCTAATATCAAAACATGCGCTATGCTTCTTGTGTGTCTCTTTGTGTATGACATCTTCTGGGTCTTCTTCTCTGAGAGGTTCTTTGGTGCTAACGTTATGGTCTCCGTGGCTACTCAGCAAGCGTCTAACCCGGTTCATACGGTAGCCAACAGTTTGAATCTTCCTGGACTGGAGTTGATCACAAAGAAACTGGAGCTGCCGGTGAAGATAGTGTTTCCAAGGAACTTATTGGGCGGTGTGGTGCCTGGTGTGAGTGCCTCGGAGTTCATGATGCTTGGTCTTGGTGACATG GCTATTCCGGCAATGCTTTTGGCTTTGGTTCTCTGTTTTGACTATAGGAAAAGTAGAGATGTGGTGAGTCTTTTTGATTTAAAATCTTCAAAGGGACACAAATACATATGGTATGCACTTCCTGGGTACGCCATTGGTTTGGTCTCGGCTCTAGCTGCAGGTGTATTGACCCACTCACCTCAGCCAGCTCTACTTTATCTG GTGCCATCTACATTAGGACCGGTGATCTTCATGTCATGGCGTAGAAAGGATCTTGCGGAGCTGTGGGATGGACCAGCAGTATCCAATCCCATTGAGAAATCTCATGAAGTAGAGATCTGA
- the LOC106376695 gene encoding peroxidase 47 — translation MKNNKMVRAKLLRVIMLMHAIIGLPYTVMGLSMSYYMMSCPAAEQIVTNTVNNALRADPTLAAGLIRMLFHDCFIEGCDASILLDSTKDNTAEKDSPANLSLRGYEIIDDAKKKIEATCPGVVSCADIIAMAARDAVFSANGPYYQIPKGRFDGKRSKIEDTRNLPSPFLNASQLIQTFGQRGFTPQDVVALSGAHTLGVARCSSFKARLTTPDSSMDSSFVNTLTKTCSAGDNAEQPFDATRNNFDNAYFNALQRKSGVLFSDQTLFNTPATRNIVNGYAFNQAKFFFDFQMAMQKMSNLDVKLGSQGDVRKNCRILN, via the exons atgaaaaataataagatgGTTAGGGCAAAATTATTGAGAGTGATTATGCTGATGCATGCAATTATTGGGCTTCCTTATACTGTGATGGGGTTAAGTATGAGTTACTACATGATGAGCTGTCCTGCCGCTGAACAGATTGTGACTAATACTGTTAACAATGCTCTTCGAGCCGATCCCACTTTGGCCGCAGGTCTTATCCGTATGCTCTTCCACGACTGTTTCATTGAG GGATGTGACGCTTCGATTCTGCTAGACTCAACAAAAGACAACACTGCAGAAAAGGATTCACCTGCGAATCTGAGTCTACGTGGCTACGAGATCATAGATGATGCAAAAAAGAAAATCGAGGCTACATGTCCAGGAGTTGTATCTTGCGCAGATATTATTGCCATGGCTGCTAGAGATGCTGTCTTTTCA GCCAATGGTCCATATTATCAAATACCAAAAGGAAGATTTGATGGTAAAAGATCAAAGATAGAAGATACAAGAAATCTTCCTTCCCCTTTTCTCAATGCTTCTCAACTCATTCAGACATTTGGCCAACGTGGCTTCACTCCACAAGATGTTGTTGCTCTCTCCG GAGCACATACTCTTGGAGTTGCACGATGCTCATCCTTCAAAGCTAGACTTACCACACCAGATTCTTCAATGGACTCTTCCTTTGTAAACACTCTCACTAAAACTTGCAGTGCCGGTGACAACGCAGAGCAACCATTTGATGCCACGCGCAATAATTTCGACAACGCTTATTTCAATGCTCTTCAGAGGAAATCAGGAGTCCTCTTTTCAGACCAAACCTTATTCAACACTCCAGCGACTAGGAATATTGTTAATGGCTATGCCTTTAACCAAGCTAAGTTTTTCTTTGATTTCCAAATGGCCATGCAAAAGATGAGCAATCTTGATGTCAAACTTGGCTCTCAAGGTGACGTCCGTAAAAATTGTCGCATTCTTAACTAA
- the LOC106376693 gene encoding BRASSINOSTEROID INSENSITIVE 1-associated receptor kinase 1 isoform X1 — protein sequence MERGRMMIQVFFLWLILVFDLVLRTSGNAEGDALSALKNSLSDPNKVLQSWDATLVTPCTWFHVTCNPDNSVTRVDLGNANLSGQLVMQLGQLPNLQYLELYSNNITGTIPETLGNLTELVSLDLYLNNLSGPIPSSLGRLKKLRFLRLNNNSLSGEIPRSLTAVSSLQVLDLSNNPLTGDIPVNGSFSLFTPISFANTKLTPLPASPPPPLSPTTPSPAGSNRITGAIAGGVAAGAALLFAVPAIALALWRRKTPQEHFFDVPAEEDPEVHLGQLKRFSLRELQVASDNFSNKNILGRGGFGKVYKGRLADGTLVAVKRLKEERTQGGELQFQTEVEMISMAVHRNLLRLRGFCMTPTERLLVYPYMANGSVASCLRERPESQPPLDWPKRQRIALGSARGLAYLHDHCDPKIIHRDVKAANILLDEDFEAVVGDFGLAKLMDYKDTHVTTAVRGTIGHIAPEYLSTGKSSEKTDVFGYGVMLLELITGQRAFDLARLANDDDVMLLDWVKGLLKEKKLEALVDVDLQGNYIDEEVEKLIQVALLCTQSSPMERPKMSEVVRMLEGDGLAERWEEWQKEEMFRQDFNYQNYNQPNTSWLIGDSTSHIENEYPSGPR from the exons ATGGAACGAGGAAGAATGATGATACAAGTCTTCTTCTTATGGCTGATTCTGGTTTTCGATTTGGTTCTCAGAACATCAGGCAACGCCGAAG GTGATGCACTGAGTGCTCTGAAGAACAGTTTAAGCGACCCTAACAAGGTGCTTCAAAGTTGGGACGCTACTCTTGTTACCCCTTGTACCTGGTTTCATGTTACTTGCAATCCTGACAATAGTGTTACTCGCGT TGACCTTGGGAATGCCAATCTATCTGGCCAGCTCGTAATGCAGCTTGGTCAGCTCCCAAACTTGCAGTACTT GGAGCTTTACAGCAATAACATTACTGGGACTATCCCAGAGACGCTTGGTAATTTAACGGAATTGGTGAGCTTGGATCTTTACTTGAACAATCTCAGCGGTCCCATCCCTTCATCTCTCGGCAGACTAAAGAAGCTACGTTTCTT GCGTCTTAATAACAACAGCTTATCTGGAGAGATTCCAAGGTCTTTGACTGCTGTCTCGTCTCTGCAAGTTCT GGATCTCTCAAACAATCCTCTCACTGGAGATATTCCTGTTAATGGCTCCTTTTCACTTTTCACACCTATCAG TTTTGCCAACACCAAATTGACTCCCCTTCCTGCGTCTCCGCCGCCTCCCCTCTCTCCCACAACTCCATCACCTGCAGGGAGTAATAGAATTACTGGAGCAATTGCTGGAGGAGTTGCCGCAGGTGCTGCACTTCTATTTGCTGTTCCTGCCATTGCACTTGCTTTATGGCGAAGGAAAACACCACAGGAACACTTCTTTGATGTACCAG CTGAAGAGGACCCTGAGGTTCATTTAGGACAACTCAAGAGGTTTTCATTGCGTGAACTACAAGTTGCTTCGGATAATTTTAGCAACAAGAACATATTGGGTAGAGGTGGTTTTGGTAAAGTTTATAAAGGACGTTTAGCTGATGGTACTTTAGTGGCGGTTAAAAGACTGAAAGAGGAGCGCACCCAAGGTGGAGAACTGCAATTCCAGACCGAAGTTGAGATGATCAGTATGGCTGTTCATAGAAACTTGCTTCGGCTTCGTGGCTTTTGCATGACTCCCACAGAGAGATTGCTTGTTTACCCTTACATGGCTAATGGAAGTGTTGCCTCCTGTTTAAGAG aacGTCCGGAGTCACAGCCACCACTTGATTGGCCAAAGAGACAGCGTATTGCGTTAGGATCAGCAAGGGGGCTTGCGTATTTACATGATCACTGCGACCCAAAGATCATTCATCGAGATGTGAAAGCTGCTAATATATTGTTGGACGAAGACTTTGAAGCCGTGGTTGGTGATTTTGGGCTTGCAAAACTAATGGACTACAAAGACACACATGTGACAACAGCAGTGCGTGGTACAATCGGTCATATAGCCCCTGAGTACCTTTCTACGGGAAAATCATCTGAGAAAACCGATGTTTTTGGTTATGGAGTCATGCTTCTTGAGCTGATAACTGGACAAAGGGCTTTTGATCTTGCTCGCCTAGCGAATGACGATGATGTCATGCTACTAGACTGG GTGAAAGGGTTGTTGAAAGAGAAGAAACTGGAAGCGCTAGTAGATGTTGATCTTCAGGGAAACTACATAGacgaagaagtggagaagctaATCCAAGTGGCTCTGCTTTGCACTCAGAGCTCGCCAATGGAAAGACCCAAAATGTCTGAAGTTGTGAGAATGCTTGAAGGAGATGGTTTAGCTGAGAGATGGGAAGAGTGGCAAAAGGAGGAAATGTTCAGACAAGATTTCAACTACCAAAACTATAATCAACCGAACACTTCCTGGCTTATAGGGGATTCCACTTCCCACATTGAAAACGAATACCCCTCTGGTCCAAGATAA
- the LOC111214333 gene encoding non-specific lipid-transfer protein 11-like, whose translation MTNITSKTWTMLLFVITLLMVIAYHEGEAISCSQVNMFLAPCLSYLRGGGNPSQPCCAGLNSLKAAAPGKAERQTACQCLKSVSNTIPGINDDNAKQLPSKCGVDLGVPFSKSVDCNSIN comes from the exons ATGACGAACATTACTTCTAAAACATGGACCATGTTACTGTTTGTCATCACACTTTTAATGGTGATTGCGTACCATGAGGGAGAAGCCATATCATGTTCGCAGGTAAACATGTTTTTAGCACCATGTTTGTCTTATCTAAGAGGTGGAGGAAACCCATCTCAACCGTGTTGCGCCGGTCTTAATAGCCTAAAAGCCGCTGCGCCTGGGAAGGCAGAAAGACAAACAGCTTGTCAATGCTTGAAGAGCGTATCTAATACAATCCCTGGAATCAACGATGATAATGCCAAACAACTACCTTCTAAATGTGGTGTTGACTTAGGTGTTCCTTTCTCTAAGAGTGTGGACTGTAACAG CATAAACTGA
- the LOC106411435 gene encoding putative dihydroflavonol 4-reductase → MKILVTGSSGYLGARLCHALLRRGHSVRALVRRTSDVSALPPVSESFELAYGDVTDYRSLTDACSGCEIVFHAAALVEPWLPDPSKFVTVNVGGLKNVLKAVKETKSVQRVIYTSSFFALGSTDGSVANESQVHNERFFCTEYERSKAAADKIAMNAASEGVPIVLLYPGVIYGPGKLTSGNMVAKLIIERFSGRLPGYIGSGNDRCSFSHVDDVVDGHIAAMEKGRLGERYLLTGENASFKLVFDMAALITGTKKPIFSIPLWAIDAYGWLSVLVSRITGKLPVISPPSVNVLRHQWAYSCDKAKVELGYNPRSLREGLEEILTWLKDLGLIQY, encoded by the exons atgaaaatactggTGACCGGCTCTTCTGGTTACTTAGGCGCACGACTCTGCCACGCGCTCCTCCGTCGCGGCCACTCCGTACGCGCCTTAGTCCGCCGCACCAGCGACGTATCCGCCCTGCCTCCAGTAAGCGAATCATTCGAGCTCGCTTACGGAGACGTAACGGACTACCGTTCTTTAACGGACGCTTGCTCCGGCTGCGAGATCGTTTTCCACGCCGCGGCTTTGGTCGAGCCTTGGCTCCCTGATCCGTCGAAATTCGTAACG GTCAACGTTGGTGGACTCAAGAACGTCTTGAAAGCAGTGAAGGAGACCAAGAGTGTACAGAGGGTTATATACACGTCTTCTTTCTTCGCTCTTGGGTCTACCGATGGATCTGTTGCTAATGAGAGTCAA GTTCATAATGAGAGGTTTTTCTGCACGGAGTATGAGAGATCCAAGGCTGCTGCTGATAAGATTGCTATGAACGCTGCGAGTGAAGGCGTGCCGATAGTTTTGCTGTATCCTGGTGTTATCTATGGTCCGGGGAAGCTCACTTCAGGCAATATGGTTGCTAAATTG ATTATTGAGCGTTTCAGTGGGAGACTACCTGGATACATCGGCTCCGGGAACGATAGATGCTCCTTCAGCCATGTTGATGATGTTGTGGATGGACATATTGCTGCAATGGAAAAAGGTAGGCTTGGTGAAAGATACTTGCTCACAGGGGAAAACGCTTCTTTTAAGCTTGTCTTTGACATGGCTGCACTCATCACTGGAACCAAGAAGCCAATCTTTAGCATTCCCTTATGGGCTATCGATGCGTACGGATGGTTATCTGTTCTAGTCTCTCGGATTACAGGAAAGCTTCCAGTAATTAGTCCTCCG TCAGTGAATGTACTGAGACATCAATGGGCGTACTCATGTGACAAGGCTAAGGTGGAACTTGGTTATAACCCTCGGAGTCTTAGGGAAGGTCTGGAGGAGATACTAACTTGGTTGAAGGACTTGGGCCTCATTCAATACTGA
- the LOC106408602 gene encoding protein WEAK CHLOROPLAST MOVEMENT UNDER BLUE LIGHT-like 1: MEDLKLTEAVSPPPEEPSVTSNVIELAQPQANEAMQESQDNEDSTENEKVYMDDTFLASSSSQTEETQDSSSYSDTTTPVFVSEIGLPPVKTKYRSEGTTTRKRSLSSQRSLGSPRTLGSSSPLSNETPKSLDSYKDSIDTTSPIESVKEAVSKFGGITDWKSHKMQVVERRKFVEQELKEIEEQIPEHKKQSETVEMSKLQAVEELESTKRLIEELKLNLEKAETEEKQAKQDSDLAKMRVEEMEQGVAGEASVASKAQLEVAQARHTSAISELESVKEEIQTLQKEYDGLVREKDLAMKEAAEAVLASKEVEKRVEELSIELIATKESLECAHSSHLEAEELQRLMKNFVSQTDVASAKKELEEVNMNIEKATSEVKCLKVASSSLRVELEKERSALESIKQRQGMASVAVVSLEAEIDITRFEIALVESKGKEAREEMVELPKQLQQASQDADEAKSLAELASEELRKSQEEAEKAKAGASAMEGRLLAAQKEIEDVKASERLALAAIKALQESESDLEEKNSVTLTLEEYNELSKRAKEAEERVAAAVCEIEEAKEEEKRRLEKLEEVNKEMVLRKERLAEVTEKAEKAKEGKLGVEQELRKWREEHKVKRKNVENGVKIEKSHERSLEGSKEKGNESSGTETNTIPPEIPVKKKKKFFPRFFMFLMKKKKKSPK, translated from the exons ATGGAGGATTTGAAATTAACAGAAGCAGTATCTCCTCCTCCAGAAGAACCTAGTGTGACATCAAATGTTATTGAGTTGGCGCAACCTCAAGCAAACGAAGCAATGCAAGAATCTCAAGACAATGAAGATTCAACTGAAAATGAGAAAGTTTATATGGATGACACCTTTTTGGCCTCATCAAGCAGCCAAACAGAAGAAACACaagattcttcttcttattctgaCACCACTACTCCTGTGTTTGTTTCTGAGATTGGTCTGCCTCCGGTGAAGACTAAGTATAGATCAGAGGGCACCACAACAAGAAAAAGATCTCTATCTTCCCAAAGAAGCCTTGGATCTCCAAGAACACTCGGATCATCATCACCATTGAGCAATGAAACACCCAAAAGTCTGGATTCTTACAAAGATTCCATTGACACAACATCACCTATTGAATCTGTTAAAGAAGCTGTCTCAAAATTTGGAGGAATCACTGACTGGAAATCACATAAAATGCAAGTAGTAGAG AGACGCAAGTTTGTGGAACAAGAACTCAAAGAGATTGAAGAACAGATTCCTGAGCACAAGAAACAATCAGAAACTGTTGAGATGTCAAAACTACAAGCGGTTGAGGAGTTAGAGAGCACAAAGAGACTCATAGAAGAGCTGAAGCTTAATCTCGAAAAGGCGGAAACCGAAGAAAAACAAGCAAAGCAGGACTCAGACCTTGCAAAGATGAGAGTTGAGGAGATGGAGCAAGGAGTAGCTGGTGAAGCCAGCGTTGCATCTAAAGCACAGCTTGAAGTGGCTCAAGCCAGACACACATCTGCCATTTCAGAGCTGGAATCTGTCAAGGAAGAGATACAAACTCTGCAGAAGGAGTATGATGGTTTGGTGAGAGAGAAAGATTTGGCTATGAAGGAAGCGGCTGAAGCAGTTTTGGCTTCTAAAGAAGTTGAGAAGAGAGTTGAagagctgagtatagagctgaTAGCTACAAAGGAGTCGCTGGAATGCGCACATTCATCTCATTTAGAAGCGGAAGAGCTTCAAAGACTGATGAAGAACTTCGTATCCCAAACAGATGTTGCTTCTGCAAAGAAGGAGCTAGAAGAAGTTAACATGAACATTGAGAAAGCAACATCTGAAGTGAAATGCTTAAAGGTAGCATCATCATCCTTGAGAGTTGAACTTGAGAAAGAGAGATCAGCGCTtgaatcaatcaaacaaagacaAGGGATGGCGTCTGTAGCGGTAGTATCACTAGAAGCTGAGATAGACATAACAAGATTCGAGATAGCTcttgttgagtccaagggaaaGGAAGCCAGAGAAGAGATGGTGGAGCTACCAAAGCAGCTGCAGCAAGCAAGTCAAGATGCTGATGAAGCGAAGTCATTGGCTGAACTTGCGAGCGAAGAGCTGAGGAAGTCTCAGGAAGAAGCAGAGAAAGCAAAGGCTGGAGCAAGTGCAATGGAGGGGAGATTACTCGCAGCTCAGAAAGAAATTGAAGATGTTAAAGCTTCGGAGAGATTGGCATTAGCTGCTATCAAGGCGTTGCAAGAGAGTGAATCTGATTTGGAGGAGAAGAATAGCGTGACACTGACGTTAGAGGAGTACAATGAGCTTAGCAAGCGTGCTAAAGAGGCAGAAGAAAGGGTTGCAGCAGCGGTTTGTGAGATTGAGGAAGctaaagaagaggagaagagaaggtTGGAGAAGTTGGAAGAAGTGAATAAGGAGATGGTTTTGAGAAAGGAAAGACTTGCGGAAGTAACTGAGAAGGCTGAGAAGGCTAAAGAAGGGAAGTTAGGTGTAGAACAAGAGCTGAGAAAATGGAGGGAAGAACACAaagtaaagagaaagaatgtTGAAAATGGAGTGAAGATAGAGAAAAGTCATGAAAGAAGCTTAGAGGGTTCAAAGGAGAAAGGAAATGAGTCTAGTGGAACTGAAACAAACACAATCCCACCTGAGATTCCtgtaaagaaaaagaagaaatttttCCCAAGATTTTTTATGttcttgatgaagaagaagaagaagtcaccCAAGTGA